Proteins from a genomic interval of Phormidium ambiguum IAM M-71:
- a CDS encoding YwqG family protein has translation MRNLAEIEIILDEFIAATAKPSVKITAHPSNETTLWQSKFGGEPYFPKDGTYPTSPSGNPLTLLAQINFAEVPVTEDFPKQGILQFYIDASENATYGLIDDLQIEQSTFRIIYFPEPDLNIENLINNFTFLPQPIVYPIKVEDSFALSFEVTLDPPTPSDFQFNTLVESYFSALEKIENNQEKSELIEAILDELEENEKYRQQLNKHTLGGYPYLVQDDYRGEHHNRFKDYTFLLFQMVSEPDHSIKWGDMGAGYFFIEPSALKRLDFSQVLYTYACS, from the coding sequence ATGCGAAATTTGGCAGAAATAGAAATAATTCTGGATGAATTCATTGCTGCAACCGCAAAACCATCTGTAAAAATTACTGCACACCCAAGTAATGAAACTACTCTATGGCAGAGTAAGTTTGGCGGAGAACCGTATTTCCCCAAAGATGGTACTTACCCAACATCACCATCAGGTAATCCACTTACTCTTTTAGCACAAATTAACTTTGCTGAAGTTCCAGTCACAGAAGATTTTCCTAAACAAGGAATTCTTCAATTTTATATTGATGCTTCAGAAAATGCTACTTATGGATTGATAGATGATTTGCAAATAGAGCAAAGTACATTCCGAATTATTTACTTTCCCGAACCAGATTTAAATATCGAAAATCTAATTAATAATTTTACTTTTTTACCGCAACCAATTGTTTATCCAATCAAGGTGGAAGATAGCTTTGCTCTAAGTTTTGAAGTAACATTAGACCCACCCACCCCTTCAGATTTTCAGTTTAATACATTAGTAGAAAGCTATTTTTCAGCATTAGAAAAAATTGAAAATAATCAAGAAAAATCGGAACTTATAGAAGCAATTTTGGATGAATTAGAGGAAAATGAAAAATATAGACAACAATTAAACAAACATACTTTAGGAGGATATCCCTATCTTGTGCAAGATGATTATCGGGGAGAACATCATAATCGATTCAAAGACTACACCTTTTTGCTATTTCAAATGGTATCTGAACCAGACCATTCTATTAAGTGGGGAGACATGGGAGCAGGTTATTTTTTTATTGAGCCTTCCGCTTTAAAGCGATTAGACTTTTCTCAGGTACTTTATACGTATGCTTGTAGTTAA
- a CDS encoding META domain-containing protein yields MKNKTLSRKQLASCIVTLIVGSMGITTVNAVFAQQTLNNKPSSFEMAQSSSLAGSWRLANMTEGNFPTPMLPLSSTELTATFSEGKISGSGGCNRFMGGYKVDGEKLSIGPLASTFKACEQSIMDQEFKFLKALQAAQRYEVNEQGLTIYYQTEEGSGVLRFISQNIRGLW; encoded by the coding sequence ATGAAAAACAAAACTTTATCCAGAAAACAATTAGCCAGTTGTATAGTTACCTTAATAGTTGGTTCGATGGGAATTACAACTGTAAATGCTGTATTCGCACAACAAACTTTAAACAACAAACCTTCATCTTTTGAAATGGCTCAATCATCTTCTTTAGCTGGAAGTTGGCGACTGGCAAACATGACTGAAGGAAACTTTCCTACGCCGATGCTTCCCCTGTCATCAACTGAATTAACAGCAACTTTTTCAGAAGGCAAAATTTCCGGTTCCGGTGGCTGCAATCGTTTTATGGGCGGCTATAAAGTTGATGGCGAGAAATTATCTATTGGTCCGTTAGCATCAACTTTCAAAGCTTGCGAACAATCAATTATGGACCAAGAGTTTAAATTTTTGAAAGCTTTACAAGCTGCTCAAAGATATGAAGTTAACGAGCAAGGTTTAACAATTTATTACCAAACTGAGGAAGGTTCAGGTGTTTTGCGTTTTATTTCGCAAAATATTAGAGGATTGTGGTAA
- a CDS encoding SMP-30/gluconolactonase/LRE family protein gives MTQLLAKNVLPARARLGEGPLWDEEKQLLFWVDIYNHRVHQFDPATGQDRFFDVGDVVGAIQKAGSDRLLLALSNTLAFLNLKTGEVTPFYQVEFPDPNTRFNDGKCDSQGRFWIGSISEAPGQAILYRYDPDGQFHIIETGLTISNGLGWSPDRSTFYLTDSAQHKIYAYNFEEASGNISDRRVLIDLSAEGVEPDGLAIDSQGNIWSALWNGWCVACFNPAGAEILRVKMPVQRPTSVTFGGKNLTEIYITSASIGLSQKEIQKEINAGDLFCLSTEFSGMPSHQFFDS, from the coding sequence ATGACTCAACTGTTAGCTAAAAATGTTTTGCCAGCCCGCGCTCGTTTGGGTGAAGGGCCGTTGTGGGATGAAGAGAAGCAACTGCTTTTTTGGGTCGATATTTATAATCATCGAGTGCATCAATTTGACCCAGCTACGGGGCAGGATCGCTTTTTTGATGTTGGTGATGTCGTGGGTGCGATTCAGAAAGCAGGTAGCGATCGATTATTGCTGGCACTCTCGAATACCCTTGCATTTCTCAACCTAAAAACAGGTGAAGTTACGCCTTTTTACCAAGTTGAATTTCCCGATCCAAACACTCGTTTTAATGATGGAAAATGCGATTCTCAAGGTCGTTTTTGGATTGGTTCTATTAGTGAAGCACCAGGGCAAGCAATTTTATATCGCTACGATCCTGATGGGCAATTTCACATCATAGAAACTGGGTTAACTATTTCCAATGGTTTAGGTTGGAGTCCCGATCGATCGACTTTTTATTTGACTGATTCGGCGCAACATAAAATTTACGCTTATAACTTTGAAGAGGCAAGCGGAAACATTAGCGATCGCCGTGTATTGATTGATTTGAGTGCCGAAGGTGTAGAACCTGATGGATTAGCGATCGATTCTCAGGGCAATATTTGGTCGGCGCTTTGGAATGGCTGGTGTGTTGCTTGCTTTAACCCAGCAGGTGCAGAAATCTTGAGAGTTAAAATGCCAGTACAACGCCCAACAAGTGTTACCTTTGGTGGTAAAAATCTCACAGAGATTTACATTACTTCGGCATCTATTGGACTGAGCCAAAAAGAAATTCAAAAAGAAATCAATGCCGGAGATTTATTTTGCCTGTCAACTGAATTTTCGGGAATGCCCAGTCACCAATTTTTTGATTCATAA